The Thermodesulfobacteriota bacterium genome segment ACAGGTGAACCGGATTTCTTGAGGCAAAAGCCTCAGCCCGGCCTAAAATAAGACAGTTGACCACAATGAGGGGTACAAAGATTCCCAGTTGCTGGTATAGAAAATAGGTAAAAGCCTGCATGAGCAGCTCAACGGTAACCACCAGGGATGCTGCAATAACAATAAAACAGACAATGCGAACCTTAGGAGGAATAATGTTGCGAACCAGTGAAATAATTAAATTTGACAAAGTCAGCACAAATATGACAGCGCAACCCATGCCAAAACCATTATACGCCGTCTTGGTCACTGCCAGGACAGGACACAGTCCTAGAACCAACCGAAACGGAGGCAGTTCCAGCCAGAGTCCTTTGGAAAATTCCTTCCATGTGCGATTCATTTTGATCTTCCTTTTTTCATATGTTTCCAAGACATAAGAATTTCAGGCTTGATGGTTGTATAAATATTTGCCGATTTTTGAACGGCATCTACTGCACCCTTTGATGAAAATGTTGCCCCGGAAACTGCGTCAATATTACCCTTTTGTGATTTAAGTGCCAGATTGCTCAAAGGATGTCCGAAAAATTGTGCGGTAAAATCGTCTTTACCAATGCATGTGCCGATGCCGGGGGTTTCTTTCATGGTGGTAATTTTGATACCGGTTAATTGGTCCTTTTTTAAATCAAAGCCCACCATCACGCCGATGTCGCCGCCGTATCCTTTTCCGAATCCCTCTATGGCGACTCCTGTCAGACAACCTTTGCTGATAGCAGGAAAGACGGTGACCCGGGTATCTGTTTTGCCGACGTCAAATTGTTGTCTGTCAGCAATGGGATTATTATCAAAATTCTTTAAAACATTTTTAAGGGCCGGTCCTTGGACATATATCAGCACCTGCTCTTCAATACGGCTGAGAGTGGCCTGTTTAACGGTGCCCAAAAGAAGCCCGGCAACTAAACAAATCGCTGAAAGTACTACTACCATTTTAAAAATTTCGCGCATGACTTATTACTTTTTTTGAAAAGGCTTCGGGCGAATACGATCGAAAATCGGAGTTAACAGATTTGCAAGTAATATGGCAAAAGGGACCCCGTCAGGATAAACACTGTAAACCCGAATGATTATTACTAAAATACCTCCAGTAAATCCATAAAGGACCATAGGTAGATGCCCGACCGGCGAGGAAGCGGAATCAGTAGCCAGAAAAAAGGCCCCGAAAATCACACTTCCGGTAATAAGATGAAAAAATGGGTCTGCATACCTGGTGTGGTCTATGAAAAAATAAAGCGAGGCGGTAATACAGACTCCAGCGAGAAAGGCCAATGGAATATGAGGGCGGATGTGTTTTCGTAGTATTAAATATAGACCTCCCAGAAGAACAGCGGGCAGTTGCACGGCACCCAAACCGCCAACCTGCTTTCCTAAAAACAGATCCAGGTAATTAAATCCGGAAGCGGCTTCCGGGCCATAAAGCTTGAGCCGACTTAAAGGATATAAATATTCTGTGTCGAGCATGGACAAATCCATATCCATGAGATATTTCCATGAAATTTTGCAAACCACCCATGCGACAAGGGGGGCGCACAGGGGACTTGCACCGGGCCCGCCAAAAAGGATCCTGCCAAGTATGATGCTTAAACTGCTTCCGACAGTTACCAGCCACCATGGAGCCGATGCAGGCAAGAGAAATGCAAATAAAAGCCCTGTCAGAAGAGAACTGTAGTCATCGATGGTTATATTCAGGCCAGTGATTTTTAGACATAGTGCCTCTGTGACAACTGCTACCACACATGAAAGAGCCATAATCCTTAAGGCTTCGATGCCGAATTGTAAAATGGCCATTAATACTACCGGTGAAAGCGCCAGGATGGTTTCTATCATC includes the following:
- a CDS encoding electron transport complex subunit E, with translation MNRTWKEFSKGLWLELPPFRLVLGLCPVLAVTKTAYNGFGMGCAVIFVLTLSNLIISLVRNIIPPKVRIVCFIVIAASLVVTVELLMQAFTYFLYQQLGIFVPLIVVNCLILGRAEAFASRNPVHLSVADALGMGLGFTMSLTFLGGVREVFGYGTIFGRPLMWVYFKPFTFMVEAPGAFICLAVCLAAMNFINTWQSKRF
- a CDS encoding RnfABCDGE type electron transport complex subunit G; translation: MREIFKMVVVLSAICLVAGLLLGTVKQATLSRIEEQVLIYVQGPALKNVLKNFDNNPIADRQQFDVGKTDTRVTVFPAISKGCLTGVAIEGFGKGYGGDIGVMVGFDLKKDQLTGIKITTMKETPGIGTCIGKDDFTAQFFGHPLSNLALKSQKGNIDAVSGATFSSKGAVDAVQKSANIYTTIKPEILMSWKHMKKGRSK
- a CDS encoding RnfABCDGE type electron transport complex subunit D, with amino-acid sequence MASQIKKPFISEPILTVSAPPHWHCGRSVSGLMIETILALSPVVLMAILQFGIEALRIMALSCVVAVVTEALCLKITGLNITIDDYSSLLTGLLFAFLLPASAPWWLVTVGSSLSIILGRILFGGPGASPLCAPLVAWVVCKISWKYLMDMDLSMLDTEYLYPLSRLKLYGPEAASGFNYLDLFLGKQVGGLGAVQLPAVLLGGLYLILRKHIRPHIPLAFLAGVCITASLYFFIDHTRYADPFFHLITGSVIFGAFFLATDSASSPVGHLPMVLYGFTGGILVIIIRVYSVYPDGVPFAILLANLLTPIFDRIRPKPFQKK